One Aneurinibacillus migulanus genomic region harbors:
- a CDS encoding CsbD family protein gives MNDDKIKGKWNQVKGEAKKQWGEITNDESTRLEGKVDKVKGEVQEGYGKAKDRVARRINKAIERE, from the coding sequence ATGAACGACGACAAGATAAAAGGCAAATGGAATCAGGTTAAAGGTGAAGCGAAAAAGCAATGGGGCGAGATAACAAACGACGAAAGTACACGTCTTGAAGGCAAAGTTGATAAAGTGAAGGGCGAAGTGCAAGAAGGATATGGAAAGGCAAAGGATCGTGTAGCCCGGCGCATCAACAAAGCCATAGAACGGGAGTGA
- the rpoN gene encoding RNA polymerase factor sigma-54 produces the protein MQMGFGLYQQQTLKLVMTPELRQAITILQYSAVDLLDFLRQQATENPILDLSEKTTREMASVDSTLQKETNKQNDIDWKDYIRANATGDETYYQRGSTPAQDYDPFNFISAGGTTLEEHLLEQVSMLKNVTPLEKRILNFLIGNLNENGYLTITETEAADILNTDTEKIEEMIWLLQALDPVGVGARSLAECLLLQLRDEPEEHTLAIAIVEYHLEDLAEKRYQKIATSLNATPQEVQQAADYLRTLNPRPGAEFAQGTPRYIVPDVTVEKVENEYVVMVNEGSMPNLTINRFYQQMLQKNEADSAQRYIQDKLNSALWLIRSIEQRRMTLYKVTQAIVEEQQSFFEKGTAGLKPMTLRDIAEKVDLHESTISRATSNKYVQTPRGLFELKYFFTTGLNRADGGEASSVVTIKEKIKAMVDAEDKKKPLSDQKITDLLIKEGIEISRRTVAKYREEMNIDSSSKRKRF, from the coding sequence ATGCAAATGGGGTTCGGTTTATACCAGCAGCAGACGTTGAAGTTAGTCATGACACCTGAATTGCGACAGGCAATAACCATTCTCCAATATTCTGCCGTCGATTTGCTAGATTTTCTCCGTCAGCAAGCCACTGAGAATCCGATTCTCGACTTGTCCGAGAAAACGACACGAGAGATGGCATCCGTGGACTCGACTCTGCAAAAAGAGACAAATAAGCAAAACGATATTGACTGGAAAGATTACATTCGAGCCAATGCTACGGGGGATGAGACGTATTATCAGCGGGGGAGCACACCAGCTCAGGATTACGATCCATTTAATTTCATCTCCGCAGGAGGAACGACATTAGAGGAGCATCTTCTAGAGCAGGTGTCCATGCTGAAGAATGTGACGCCACTTGAAAAGCGCATTCTGAACTTCCTTATTGGAAACCTCAATGAAAACGGTTACTTGACAATTACAGAGACGGAAGCGGCAGATATACTGAATACGGATACCGAAAAAATTGAAGAGATGATCTGGCTTTTGCAAGCATTAGATCCTGTCGGAGTAGGCGCTCGTTCACTTGCAGAATGTCTTCTGCTTCAGTTAAGAGATGAGCCGGAGGAGCATACACTGGCAATTGCTATTGTGGAATACCATTTGGAGGATCTGGCGGAGAAACGCTATCAGAAAATCGCCACTTCTTTAAATGCTACGCCGCAGGAGGTACAGCAGGCAGCTGACTATCTACGCACATTGAACCCGCGGCCGGGTGCTGAGTTCGCGCAGGGAACGCCTCGCTATATTGTACCGGACGTTACCGTGGAGAAAGTGGAGAACGAATATGTTGTTATGGTTAATGAAGGCAGCATGCCAAATTTGACTATTAATCGGTTTTATCAACAAATGCTGCAGAAGAACGAAGCTGACTCTGCTCAACGTTATATCCAGGATAAACTTAATTCCGCGCTTTGGCTTATTCGCAGCATTGAACAGCGTCGGATGACATTATATAAAGTTACGCAAGCGATTGTAGAAGAACAACAAAGCTTTTTCGAGAAAGGGACCGCTGGCTTGAAGCCGATGACGCTGCGAGATATTGCCGAGAAGGTCGATCTGCATGAATCTACAATTAGTCGGGCGACTAGCAACAAATACGTACAGACACCACGCGGATTGTTTGAACTGAAGTATTTCTTTACAACCGGATTGAACCGGGCTGATGGTGGAGAAGCTTCTTCTGTAGTAACCATTAAAGAGAAAATTAAAGCAATGGTGGACGCGGAAGATAAGAAGAAGCCCCTCTCAGATCAGAAGATAACGGATTTGCTCATTAAAGAAGGTATCGAAATCTCTCGCCGTACAGTGGCGAAATACCGGGAAGAAATGAACATTGACTCTTCGTCAAAACGGAAGCGCTTTTAA
- a CDS encoding glutaredoxin family protein → MEIQRKPFRITIYTREGCGLCDKAKEKVERTAKDYPIEIEMIDIAQDLSLEEAYGHLIPVIYIDGEKVFVSKVTELWLRRELELRSNSLA, encoded by the coding sequence ATGGAAATACAACGTAAGCCGTTTCGCATTACGATCTATACAAGAGAAGGATGCGGATTATGCGACAAAGCGAAAGAAAAAGTTGAACGGACGGCAAAGGACTACCCAATTGAAATAGAAATGATAGACATTGCACAGGACCTGTCTTTGGAGGAAGCATACGGACATCTAATTCCTGTGATTTATATTGATGGGGAGAAAGTATTCGTCTCCAAAGTCACAGAATTGTGGCTACGTCGCGAATTAGAGCTGCGTTCCAATTCGCTCGCTTGA
- a CDS encoding sugar-binding transcriptional regulator, with product MTGSNWTSLLQRMAPEVVTIIENRYKVLRQIRLLQPVGRRVLAEVMQSTERIIRREVEFLREQQLIDSNRAGMFVTQDGENMIEAFHPFWKEVGGISLLETEAASRLSVRKVLIVPGDADESEWTKDDMARQAAGEMSRILTGDMVIAVAGGSSVARMAQHVQPMEAIHITLVPARGALGEEVDLESNTVTARMARNMEAAHRLLHLPDILEEETLRNIQRDPGISGVLDLIQRARVLVHGIGDAEEMSHRRGLSEGIVHILKEKNAVSEVFGYYFNDVGEMVYRMNTVGMQMEHVHTLDTILAIAGGKSKARAILSYIRNRDNYVLVTDEAAVREMFALLESRE from the coding sequence TTGACCGGATCAAACTGGACCTCATTGCTTCAACGAATGGCTCCTGAGGTTGTTACCATCATCGAAAACCGGTATAAGGTGCTGCGTCAAATTCGCTTATTGCAGCCGGTTGGCCGACGCGTGCTTGCAGAAGTAATGCAGAGCACGGAGAGGATTATTCGGCGAGAAGTTGAGTTTTTGCGCGAGCAACAGCTAATTGATTCTAACCGCGCCGGGATGTTTGTTACACAGGATGGAGAAAATATGATTGAAGCGTTTCATCCGTTTTGGAAAGAGGTAGGCGGAATAAGTCTACTGGAAACGGAGGCAGCCAGCCGACTTTCCGTACGAAAAGTCCTTATTGTACCAGGTGATGCAGATGAGAGCGAATGGACAAAGGATGATATGGCAAGGCAGGCTGCAGGAGAGATGTCTCGTATATTGACCGGCGATATGGTGATTGCGGTCGCTGGAGGAAGCTCCGTGGCCCGTATGGCCCAACATGTTCAACCGATGGAAGCAATCCATATAACGTTGGTCCCGGCACGTGGAGCGCTAGGTGAAGAAGTGGATCTCGAATCCAATACAGTTACCGCCCGTATGGCTCGTAACATGGAGGCTGCTCATCGTCTGCTACATCTCCCTGATATTTTAGAGGAAGAAACGTTGCGTAATATTCAGCGAGATCCTGGAATTTCTGGGGTGTTGGATTTGATCCAGCGGGCCAGGGTGCTTGTACATGGAATTGGCGACGCAGAAGAAATGTCACATAGGCGCGGTTTGAGTGAGGGCATTGTTCACATACTAAAAGAGAAGAATGCTGTCTCCGAGGTTTTCGGCTATTACTTCAACGACGTAGGCGAGATGGTCTACCGCATGAATACTGTAGGTATGCAGATGGAACATGTTCATACGCTTGATACGATACTTGCGATTGCTGGTGGTAAGAGTAAGGCAAGGGCGATTTTGTCTTATATTCGAAATCGCGACAATTATGTACTGGTCACCGATGAGGCGGCTGTGCGGGAGATGTTTGCCTTACTGGAAAGTAGAGAATAA
- the gap gene encoding type I glyceraldehyde-3-phosphate dehydrogenase, whose product MMTKIAINGFGRIGRNVVRVALQNPKVEVVGINDLTDAETLAHLFKYDSVHGTYHEDVHVEGDTIVVGDRRIKVAAERDPANLPWKEWGVDVVVESTGRFTKREDAAKHLEAGAKKVIISAPAKNEDITIVLGVNEDKYDPANHHVISNASCTTNCLAPFAKVLQEKFGIRRGLMTTVHAYTNDQQILDLPHKDLRRARAAGMSIIPTSTGAARAVALVLPELKGKLNGFAMRVPTPNVSVVDLVAELDKNVSAEEINQALKHAAENELKGILGYSEEPLVSRDYNGDPHSSTIDALSTMVIEDNMVKVVSWYDNEWGYSNRVVDLIDYVVKKGL is encoded by the coding sequence ATTATGACGAAGATTGCGATTAACGGTTTTGGCCGTATTGGACGTAACGTAGTGCGGGTGGCTTTGCAGAATCCAAAAGTGGAAGTTGTAGGTATTAATGATTTAACTGATGCAGAAACATTGGCCCATCTTTTCAAATACGATTCCGTACATGGTACGTATCATGAAGATGTGCATGTAGAAGGGGATACGATTGTTGTCGGAGACCGGAGAATCAAAGTGGCCGCCGAGCGTGATCCAGCTAACCTTCCGTGGAAAGAGTGGGGTGTAGACGTTGTCGTAGAATCAACGGGCCGTTTTACCAAACGCGAAGATGCGGCAAAACACCTGGAGGCGGGTGCGAAAAAAGTCATCATTTCAGCTCCTGCGAAAAATGAAGACATTACGATTGTACTTGGCGTGAATGAAGACAAATATGATCCGGCCAACCACCATGTTATCTCGAATGCATCCTGCACAACGAACTGTCTGGCCCCGTTCGCAAAAGTATTGCAAGAGAAATTCGGTATTCGTCGTGGTTTGATGACAACGGTACATGCGTATACGAATGACCAGCAAATTCTTGACCTGCCACATAAAGACCTGCGTCGTGCACGTGCAGCAGGCATGTCTATCATTCCTACTTCCACTGGTGCCGCTCGTGCAGTTGCTTTAGTATTGCCGGAGTTGAAAGGAAAACTAAACGGCTTTGCCATGCGCGTGCCTACACCGAACGTATCGGTAGTGGATCTGGTAGCAGAGTTGGATAAAAATGTATCGGCAGAGGAGATTAATCAGGCGTTGAAGCATGCAGCTGAGAACGAGTTAAAGGGAATTCTCGGCTATTCCGAAGAGCCGCTTGTATCCCGTGATTATAACGGAGATCCGCATTCTTCCACTATTGATGCATTATCCACAATGGTTATTGAGGATAACATGGTTAAAGTCGTATCATGGTATGACAATGAGTGGGGATATTCAAATCGTGTGGTAGATTTAATCGATTATGTCGTCAAAAAAGGGTTGTAA
- a CDS encoding phosphoglycerate kinase — protein sequence MNKKSVRDVDVKGKRVFCRFDFNVPMEEGRITDDTRIRAALATIEYLMQNGARVIMSSHLGRPKGQVVEELRLDAVADRLSQLLGQQVKKMNDVYSDEVKIEAEKLHDGEVMLLENVRFHPGEEKNDEELAKQFASLADLFVNDAFGTAHRAHASTAGVARHIEGVAGFLMEKEIEFLGTAISQSDRPLTAIIGGAKVKDKIGVIENLLEKVDNLIVGGGLSNTFIKAKGYDVGNSLLEEEKVELAKSFMEKAEQKGVRFLIPVDVVVADKFANDAETKVVEVDSIPEGWQALDIGPKTIELYKNAVLESKTVVWNGPMGVFEMDTFAEGTNAIARALKEVNGTTIIGGGDSVAAVEKAGVAEAMTHISTGGGASLEFMEGKELPGVAVLADK from the coding sequence ATGAACAAGAAGTCTGTTCGCGATGTTGATGTAAAAGGAAAACGTGTATTCTGCCGCTTCGACTTCAACGTACCGATGGAGGAAGGGCGTATTACGGATGATACACGCATCCGTGCGGCGCTTGCAACTATCGAATACCTCATGCAGAATGGCGCACGTGTTATCATGTCTAGCCATCTTGGCCGTCCGAAAGGCCAGGTCGTAGAAGAGTTGAGACTAGATGCGGTCGCGGATCGTCTTTCCCAGCTTCTCGGCCAGCAGGTAAAGAAAATGAACGACGTATACAGTGACGAGGTAAAAATAGAGGCCGAGAAGCTGCATGACGGGGAAGTTATGCTGCTGGAGAATGTTCGTTTCCATCCGGGCGAAGAGAAGAACGATGAAGAACTGGCCAAGCAGTTCGCGTCGCTGGCAGACCTTTTTGTAAACGATGCATTCGGTACGGCACACCGCGCCCATGCATCGACCGCAGGTGTGGCCCGTCATATTGAAGGAGTTGCAGGTTTTCTGATGGAGAAGGAGATCGAATTCCTGGGCACAGCCATCTCTCAATCGGATCGTCCACTTACCGCCATTATTGGCGGAGCTAAGGTAAAGGATAAAATTGGCGTTATTGAAAACTTATTGGAGAAAGTGGATAATTTAATTGTAGGTGGCGGTCTTTCCAATACGTTCATTAAAGCAAAAGGATACGATGTGGGTAATTCTTTGCTTGAAGAAGAAAAAGTGGAGCTAGCCAAATCGTTTATGGAAAAAGCTGAGCAAAAGGGCGTACGTTTCCTCATTCCGGTTGATGTAGTGGTTGCGGACAAGTTCGCGAACGATGCCGAGACAAAGGTAGTGGAAGTAGACTCCATTCCTGAGGGCTGGCAGGCGCTTGATATTGGGCCAAAAACGATTGAATTGTACAAGAATGCTGTCCTTGAATCTAAAACCGTAGTCTGGAACGGACCGATGGGTGTATTCGAGATGGATACATTTGCAGAAGGAACAAATGCAATCGCTCGCGCGCTGAAAGAAGTGAACGGCACGACTATCATTGGTGGTGGAGACTCAGTAGCCGCTGTGGAAAAAGCAGGTGTAGCGGAAGCGATGACACATATTTCAACAGGCGGAGGCGCTTCGCTCGAATTCATGGAAGGAAAAGAACTTCCAGGCGTAGCGGTCTTAGCAGACAAGTAA
- the tpiA gene encoding triose-phosphate isomerase, which translates to MQRIPIIAGNWKMHKTTDEGREFAHAVRSLAPEGKVDTVICAPFTSLDVLVQELQEYPVAVGAQNMHWEESGAYTGEISPGMLTNLGVQYVIIGHSERREYFAETDETVNKKTKAAFAHKLIPIVCVGENLEQREGGKTKEWVREQVLRAVEGLSSEQAKQLIIAYEPIWAIGTGKSSSAEDAQDVISFIRSTVEDAFDAQVAAQVRIQYGGSVKPDNIATYMEQPDIDGALVGGASLTPESFLQLLEGALGGKK; encoded by the coding sequence ATGCAGAGAATACCTATCATTGCTGGGAACTGGAAAATGCATAAAACGACGGATGAGGGGCGCGAGTTTGCGCATGCTGTCCGTTCGCTTGCACCGGAAGGTAAAGTAGATACTGTTATCTGTGCTCCATTTACTTCATTGGATGTATTGGTACAGGAACTTCAGGAGTATCCGGTTGCTGTAGGGGCTCAGAATATGCATTGGGAAGAGTCAGGCGCCTATACGGGAGAGATTAGTCCAGGCATGTTGACGAATCTTGGTGTGCAGTATGTAATTATCGGACATTCCGAACGTCGCGAATATTTCGCGGAAACGGATGAAACAGTAAACAAGAAAACAAAAGCAGCATTCGCACATAAATTAATTCCTATCGTATGCGTTGGGGAAAACCTCGAGCAACGGGAGGGCGGAAAAACAAAAGAATGGGTGCGAGAGCAGGTGCTGCGAGCTGTAGAAGGCTTATCAAGCGAACAGGCAAAGCAGCTTATTATCGCTTATGAACCGATCTGGGCTATTGGAACGGGCAAGTCGTCCTCTGCAGAAGATGCGCAGGATGTAATCTCATTTATTCGCAGTACAGTGGAAGATGCGTTTGACGCCCAGGTAGCGGCACAAGTACGCATCCAATACGGCGGTTCGGTTAAACCGGATAACATCGCCACATATATGGAACAACCGGATATTGACGGCGCGCTTGTTGGGGGCGCAAGTCTGACTCCGGAATCGTTTCTCCAATTGCTAGAAGGAGCGCTAGGAGGCAAGAAGTAA
- the gpmI gene encoding 2,3-bisphosphoglycerate-independent phosphoglycerate mutase: MNRPKPVALIIMDGFGYREEDYGNAIRQAKTPNFDKYWNEYPHTLLGASGLAVGLPEGQMGNSEVGHLNLGAGRVVYQDLTRVTKAINEGTFYENETLLRAMQHARNNNTALHLYGLLSDGGVHSHIDHLFALLNLAKKENLERVYIHAFLDGRDVAPDSAVGYIEELQEKIKEIGVGQIATVQGRYYAMDRDKRWERTEKSYRAMVYGEGPTFTDPIEAVRESYERSVYDEFVMPTVITDAQGTPLATVKDNDSIIFFNFRPDRAIQLSQVFTNEDFRGFDRGEKRPKDLFFVCMTKFSESVQGYVAYKPANLDNTLGEVLTQNNLRQLRIAETEKYPHVTFFFSGGREAEFEGEKRILINSPKVATYDLQPEMSIYEVTDALLAEIEQDAHDVIILNFANCDMVGHSGKMAPTIKAVEAVDECMGKVVEAILAKGGVSLVTADHGNADLMLDEKGNPITSHSTYPVPFILTKQELELREDGILADISPTILKLLNVEQPKEMTGKPLY; this comes from the coding sequence ATGAATCGACCGAAACCAGTAGCACTCATTATTATGGACGGATTCGGATACCGGGAAGAGGATTACGGTAATGCTATTCGGCAGGCAAAGACGCCGAATTTCGACAAATATTGGAACGAATACCCGCATACGCTGCTCGGCGCAAGCGGACTGGCCGTTGGACTTCCGGAAGGACAAATGGGTAACTCAGAGGTCGGACACTTGAATCTAGGGGCAGGGCGGGTCGTTTATCAGGATTTAACGCGTGTAACAAAAGCGATTAATGAAGGTACGTTCTACGAGAATGAAACGTTGCTGCGTGCTATGCAGCACGCACGCAATAACAATACGGCGCTTCACCTGTATGGCCTGCTGTCGGATGGGGGCGTACACAGCCATATTGACCATTTGTTCGCTCTCCTGAATCTAGCCAAAAAAGAAAATCTGGAACGCGTCTATATTCATGCATTTCTGGATGGACGTGACGTGGCGCCAGATAGTGCAGTTGGATATATTGAAGAATTACAGGAGAAAATTAAAGAAATCGGTGTTGGCCAGATTGCGACTGTACAGGGACGTTACTATGCGATGGACCGCGATAAACGCTGGGAACGTACGGAAAAGTCATACCGTGCCATGGTATATGGAGAAGGGCCGACATTTACAGATCCAATCGAAGCAGTGCGCGAGTCATACGAACGCAGTGTATATGATGAATTTGTTATGCCTACAGTTATTACAGATGCACAGGGTACGCCGCTTGCAACGGTAAAAGACAATGATAGCATCATTTTCTTCAACTTCCGTCCGGACCGTGCCATCCAACTGTCACAGGTGTTTACCAACGAAGATTTCCGTGGTTTTGATCGGGGAGAGAAACGGCCGAAAGATCTGTTCTTTGTCTGCATGACCAAATTTAGCGAAAGTGTTCAGGGGTATGTGGCATACAAGCCGGCAAATCTCGATAATACGCTGGGTGAAGTGTTGACACAGAATAATCTGCGCCAGCTGCGTATTGCAGAGACGGAGAAATATCCGCACGTTACGTTCTTCTTCAGTGGCGGTCGTGAAGCTGAATTCGAAGGCGAGAAACGGATTCTGATTAATTCGCCGAAAGTAGCAACATATGATCTGCAGCCAGAGATGAGCATCTATGAAGTGACGGATGCATTGTTGGCTGAGATTGAGCAAGATGCCCATGACGTTATCATTCTGAACTTCGCCAATTGTGACATGGTAGGCCACTCCGGCAAGATGGCTCCGACGATTAAGGCGGTGGAAGCGGTAGACGAATGCATGGGTAAGGTTGTCGAAGCAATTCTTGCTAAAGGTGGCGTATCGCTTGTGACCGCCGACCATGGCAATGCCGACCTGATGCTAGATGAAAAAGGAAATCCAATTACGTCGCATAGCACATATCCAGTTCCGTTCATTTTGACGAAGCAGGAGCTAGAGCTGCGTGAAGACGGTATTCTGGCCGATATTTCGCCAACCATTTTAAAGCTGCTTAATGTAGAACAGCCTAAAGAAATGACAGGTAAGCCGCTATACTAG
- the eno gene encoding phosphopyruvate hydratase: MTIISDIYAREVLDSRGNPTVEVEVYLESGAMGRAMVPSGASTGAHEAVELRDGEKSRYLGKGVLKAVDNVNNIIAPELAGFDALDQVGIDNLLLELDGTENKGKLGANAILGVSMAVARAAAEALGVPLYTYLGGFNAKTLPTPMMNILNGGAHADNNVDIQEFMVMPVGAESFAHALRMGAEIFHNLKAVLKEKGLNTAVGDEGGFAPNLSSNEEALQTIIAAIEKAGYKPGDDVMLALDVASTEVYKDGKYELAGEGITKTTDEMIDYLEMLVNKYPIISIEDGLAEDDWEGWNKLTQRIGDRVQLVGDDLFVTNTSRLSQGIEQGTANSILIKVNQIGTLTETFDAIEMAKRAGYTAVISHRSGETEDSIIADIAVATNAGQIKTGAPSRTDRVAKYNQLLRIEDELAYISKYAGRTAFYNVKK; encoded by the coding sequence ATGACCATTATTTCCGATATTTACGCACGTGAGGTTCTTGACTCTCGCGGCAATCCGACAGTGGAAGTAGAAGTATATCTTGAATCCGGTGCTATGGGACGCGCCATGGTTCCATCTGGTGCTTCCACAGGCGCTCACGAAGCGGTAGAATTGCGCGATGGTGAAAAATCCCGTTACCTGGGCAAAGGTGTACTGAAAGCCGTAGATAACGTAAACAATATCATCGCTCCAGAATTAGCAGGATTCGACGCACTGGATCAAGTAGGGATTGACAATCTGCTGCTTGAGCTGGACGGCACAGAGAATAAAGGTAAGCTAGGCGCCAACGCTATTCTTGGCGTTTCTATGGCGGTCGCACGCGCGGCAGCCGAAGCGCTGGGCGTGCCTCTTTACACATATCTTGGCGGATTCAATGCAAAAACGTTGCCGACTCCGATGATGAACATTCTTAATGGGGGTGCCCACGCTGACAATAACGTGGACATCCAGGAATTCATGGTTATGCCGGTAGGTGCGGAGAGCTTCGCACATGCACTTCGTATGGGTGCGGAAATCTTCCATAACCTCAAAGCCGTGTTGAAAGAAAAAGGCTTGAATACGGCAGTAGGTGACGAGGGTGGATTTGCACCGAACCTGTCTTCTAATGAAGAAGCCCTGCAAACGATTATTGCCGCCATCGAAAAAGCAGGCTATAAGCCTGGTGATGATGTTATGCTTGCGCTTGACGTAGCGTCAACAGAAGTGTACAAAGATGGAAAGTATGAATTGGCCGGTGAGGGCATTACCAAGACAACAGACGAAATGATCGACTACCTGGAAATGCTCGTAAACAAATACCCGATTATCTCTATCGAAGATGGTCTGGCTGAAGACGATTGGGAAGGCTGGAACAAGCTAACACAACGTATCGGTGACCGTGTACAATTGGTAGGTGACGATTTGTTTGTAACGAATACATCTCGTCTCTCTCAAGGTATTGAGCAAGGAACTGCGAACTCCATCCTAATCAAGGTAAATCAAATTGGTACGCTGACTGAGACGTTTGACGCGATCGAGATGGCAAAGCGTGCGGGCTATACAGCCGTTATCTCTCATCGTTCCGGTGAAACGGAAGATTCCATCATCGCCGACATCGCCGTAGCTACCAATGCTGGCCAGATTAAAACGGGTGCTCCTTCCCGTACAGACCGCGTTGCGAAGTACAATCAGCTTCTCCGCATTGAGGACGAACTGGCATATATTAGCAAATATGCAGGCCGGACCGCGTTCTATAACGTGAAAAAATAA
- a CDS encoding response regulator transcription factor, with the protein MIRVVIAEDQKMLSGALASLLTLEDDIEVVAQAADGKAALKAIENYHPDVCLLDIEIPFMTGLEVAEKLREQKNPCKIIIVTTFARPGYLQKALALKVDGYLLKDEPIDFLISSIRKVINGERIISTDLAAALFINEENPLTEREAEILRLVKNGLTTEQIAKTLYLTNGTVRNYLSSAIQKLEAESRHQAIKTASEKGWI; encoded by the coding sequence ATGATACGGGTAGTAATCGCAGAGGATCAAAAAATGCTAAGTGGGGCGCTTGCATCCTTATTAACGCTTGAGGATGATATCGAAGTAGTCGCTCAGGCTGCTGATGGAAAAGCAGCTCTTAAAGCCATTGAGAACTATCATCCAGACGTCTGCCTGCTTGATATTGAAATCCCTTTTATGACAGGGCTTGAAGTTGCGGAAAAGCTGCGAGAGCAGAAAAATCCATGCAAAATCATCATCGTCACCACCTTTGCCCGGCCTGGATATTTACAAAAAGCTTTGGCTCTTAAAGTGGACGGGTATTTGCTCAAAGATGAACCGATCGATTTTTTAATTTCCTCTATCCGCAAAGTAATAAACGGAGAACGGATTATAAGCACCGATTTAGCCGCCGCTCTCTTCATAAACGAAGAGAATCCTTTAACAGAACGTGAAGCAGAAATACTCCGGCTTGTAAAAAATGGTCTGACAACAGAGCAAATCGCTAAAACTTTATACTTAACGAACGGCACTGTAAGAAACTACCTATCATCTGCAATTCAAAAGCTTGAAGCAGAGTCCAGACATCAAGCGATTAAGACAGCGAGCGAAAAAGGCTGGATTTAA